CGTGATCGAATGGCCGCCATGACTGCAGGTGACTGGGCGTTGCTGATGACCGCCGCGACAGCCGCCGGCTGGGTGGACGCGGTGGTCGGCGGCGGCGGGCTGATCCTGCTGCCCGCCCTGTTCCTCGTCGCCCCGCAATTGACGCCACAGGCGGCGCTGGCGACGAACAAGCTCACCGCGATCTGCGGGACCGGCGCGGCGGTGCTGACCTTCGCGCGGCGCATCCCGCTGCGCTGGTCGCTGCTCGGCCCCGCCGCCCTGGTCGCCGCGCTGGCCGCGGCGGCGGGGGCGGCGGCGGTCTCGCTCATCGACCGGGAAGTGTTCATCCCGATCGTGATGGTCGTGCTCGTCGCGGTGGCGGTGTTCGTCACCGCCCGCCCGAAACTCGGCACCGGCAGCACCCGCCGCCCGTCCACGCTGCGGCTGGCCACCGTCGTGGTCACGGCCGCGGCGGTGATCGGCTTCTACGACGGGATCCTCGGGCCCGGCACCGGCACCTTCTTCATCATCGTGTTCGCGGCGATGCTCGGCAGCGAGTTCGTCACCTCGGCGGCGATGGCGAAGGTGCTCAACTTCGGCTCGAATCTCGGGGCGCTGGTCCTGTTCGCCGTCGGCGGGCACGTGTGGTGGGCGCTCGGGGCGGCGCTGGCGGTGTGCAATGTCGCCGGCTCGGTGCTCGGCTCCCGGATGGCGCTCGCCCGCGGCGCCGGGTTCGTGCGGGTGGTGTTGCTGATCGTGGTGATCGCCATGGTGATCCGCCTCGGCATCGAACAGTTCGGCTGAACCACCCCGCGGGGCTCGGTGCGGCAACCCCGATGCCGCACATCCCGGCGTTACCGTGGGCGGGTGAATGCGGTGGACGACGATTTCCTGGCCCTGCCGTTGCACGCGGCCGCCGACGCGGGCCTGACGGTCGCGCGGGCGGCGGGCGCGAGTCACGCCGATGTGCGGGTGCATCGGATCCGGACCGGGACGAGCATCCTGCGCGACGGCGCCCTGCAGGCGGCGGTGGACGACAGCGACTGCGGGGTGGCGGTGCGGGTGCTGCTCGACGGCACCTGGGGATTCGCGTCGCATCCGGTGCCCGGCCCGGACGGCGCCGCCGACGCCGCGGCCCGCGCCGTCGCGGTCGCCCGCACCCTGCGCGCGTTGAACCGGGATCCGGTGCAGTGGGCCGACGAAGCGGTCCACCGGGACGCGGTGTGGGTCTCGCCGTACGAGATCGACCCGTTCACCGTCCCCGCCGCCGAGCGCATCGCGGTGCTCGAGGACCGTTCGCGGCGATTGCAGGACGCCGTCGGTGTCGACCATGTCGCCGCGAATCTGACGCTGGTCAAGGAGCAGACCTTCTACGCCGATCTCGCCGGGTCGACGATCACCCAGCAGCGGGTGCGGATCCACTCCGACCTCGACGCGACCCGCGTCGACCGTGCGGCCGGCACCTTCGAGTCGATGCGCACCCTGGCCCCGCCGGCCGGCCGCGGCTGGGAGTATGTGGCCTCGGACCGGTGGTGGGACTGGAGCCGTGAGCTCGCCGAACTGCCCGAGCAGCTCGCGGAGAAGGCGCAGGCCCCGTCGGTGATCCCGGGCCGCACCGATCTGGTGATCGACCCGACGAATCTGTGGCTGACGATCCACGAATCGGTCGGGCACGCCACCGAATACGACCGCGCCATCGGCTACGAGGCCGCCTACGCCGGCACCTCCTTCGCCACCCCCGACCTGCTCGGCAGCCTGCGCTACGGCAGCGACGTCATGCACGTCACCGCCGACCGCACCGAACCGCACGGCATGGCCACCGTTGGCTACGACGACGACGGGGTCGCCGCCCAGTCCTGGGATCTCGTGAAGGACGGGGTGCTCGTCGGCTACCAACTCGACCGGGCGTTCGCCCCGAAGCTCGGGGTGGCCCGCTCGAACGGCTGCGCCTACGCCGATTCGGCGCATCACGTGCCGATCCAGCGGATGGCGAACGTGTCGCTGCAACCCGATCCGAGCGTCGATCGCAGCACCGCCGATCTGATCGCCGGGGTCGACGACGGGCTGTACATCGTCGGTGATCGCAGCTGGTCGATCGATATGCAGCGGCACAATTTCCAGTTCACCGGGCAGCGGTTCTACCGGATCCGCGGCGGCCGGCTCGCCGGGCAGGTCCGCGATGTGGCCTATCAGGCGTCGACCACCGAGTTCTGGGGTGCCCTCGAGGCGGTCGGCGGCGCGTCGACCTGGCAGCTCGGCGGCGCGATGAACTGCGGCAAGGCGCAACCCGGGCAGGTCGCGTCCGTCTCGCACGGCTGCCCGTCGGTGCTGGTGCGCGGCGTGAACGTGCTCAACACGGTGCAGGAAGGTGGCCGATGATCCCCGGAGACCGACTCGTCGAAACCGCCCTGGCGACCTCCCCTGCCGACGAGACCGTCGTGATGGTCACCGACAGTGCCGAGGCGTCGCTGCGGTGGGCCGGCAGTTCGATGACCACCAACGGCTCCGCCCGTGCCCGCGGCGCCACGATCCTCGCGATCCGCCGCACCCCCGACGGCGCACACTGCGGGGTGGTCAGCGCCCCGATCGTCGACGCCGACGACATCGGCGCGGTGGTTGCCGCGGCGTGGGCGGCCGCGCAGCAGGCCCCGGCGGCACCGGATGCGATGCCGTTGATCGACGGCGACGACACCGACCCGCAGTGGGGCGAAGAGGCCGTCGGCACCGACGTCGAGGTCTTCGCCCCGCTCCTCGACGGGCTCGCCGCCGGCTTCGACGACACCGACGCCCTCTACGGATTCGCCCACCACCAATCCACGACGATGTGGCTGGGCACCTCCACCGGGGTGCGGCGCCGCTGGGTGCAGCGCGACGGGTCGCTCGAGATCAACGGCAAACGCGGCGGCCTGACCGGGGCGAGCGCCTGGGTCGGCGCCGGCACCGTCGACTTCACCGACATCGCGATGGATCCGCTGCGTGCTGAACTGGCGCGGCGGCTGGACTGGGCCGGTACCCGCGTCGACCTGCCCGCCGGACGGTACGAGACGCTGCTGCCACCCTCGGTGGTCGCGGACCTGATGATCCCGCTGCTGTGGTCCCTCGACGGGCGCGGCGCCGAGGAAGGCCGGTCGGTGTGGGCCGGGCCCGGCGGAACCCGCCTCGGCGAGCAGATCGCGGCGCTGCCGGTGACATTGACGTCCGATCCGGCCGCGCCGGGATTGGGCTATGCGCCGTTCGTGGTCGCCACCGCCTCCACCGACAGCGTCTCGGTGTTCGACACCGGGATGAGCGCCTCGCGGGTCGACTGGCTCCGCGACGGCGCCCTGCACGCGCTGGCGTATCCGCGGGCCGCAGCCGCCGAATTCGGGGCCACCCCCACGGCGCCGGGTGAGAATCTGCTGCTCACCGGTGGCAGCACTGCCGATGTGGACGACATGATCGCCCGCACCGAACGCGGTCTGCTGCTGACCACCGTGTGGTACCTGCGGGAGGTCGATCCGGCGGTGCTGTTGCTGACCGGCCTGACCCGCGACGGGGTGTATCTCGTCGAGGACGGGCAGGTGCGGGCGGCGGTGAACAACTTCCGGTTCAACGAATCCCCGGTCGATCTGCTCGGCCGCGCCACCGAGATCGGCGCCACCGAACGCACCCTGCCGCGGGAGTGGAAGGACTGGTTCACCCGCACCGCGATGCCGCCGGTGCGCATCCCCGACTTCCACATGTCCTCGGTCAGCGCCGCCCACTGACCTCCGGTCCGGTCGGTGACGTCCATCGACCGGACCGGTAGGGGCTCAGAGCAGGTCGGTGAGTTCCTTGCCGATCTCCTCGGGGGTGACCGTCGGCTCGAAGCGGCGCACCACCGCGCCCTGCGGGTCGACGAGGAACTTGGTGAAGTTCCACTTCACCTCGTCGGTGCCGATCGCCTCGGGGCGGGTCTTGCTCACGTGCTCGAACAGGAAACCGTGCTGCGGCCCGAAATCACCGGGAGCCTCGGCGCGCAGGTGCCGGTAGAGCGGGTGCGCATCGTCGCCGTTGACATCGACCTTCGCGAACACCGGGAAGGTGACGTCGAAGTCCACGCGGCAGAACTCCTGGATCTCGCTGTCACTACCCGGTTCCTGACCACCGAACTGGTTGCACGGGAACGCGAGGATCTGCAGGCCGCGCTCGCCCAGCTCGCGGTGCAGCGCCTCGAGGGCCTCGTACTGCGGGGTCAGGCCGCACTTGCTGGCGACGTTGACGATCAGCAGATGCCGGCCGGCGAAGCGGGCGAGATCCTCGCTGCCGCCGTCGGCGGTGGCCACGGTGTACTCGTGCACGGACATGCGCTCTCCTGAACTGGGTTCGATCGGCTCGGCCCCGCAGGTGAGGCCGAGATCACCACGGACCCTACGGGATCGGACGACCCGGGCGGGGCTGCCGGTGCGGGGTCAGTCCAAGTCGCGGACGTGCCGGGCGGGGCTGCCCAGATGCAGCGTGTGTGGGGCACAGTCCTTCGTCACCAGCGAGTTCGCGCCGATCACCACACCGGCGCCGATGCTCACGCCCGGCATGATCACCGCACCGGAGCCGATCCACGCGCCGTCGCCGATGGTCACCGGCTCCCCCGTCAGCGTCGACGCGCGCTGTTCGGCGGTGCCCATGCGGTGGCTGCTGGTGAGCACCCGCACGTGGTCGCCGAGGAACACCCGCTGCCCGAGGGTGATGTCGGCGACCGTGTCGAAATAGCAGCCGTGGTTGACGAACGAGCCCGCGCCGAGGGTGAGCCGGCCGAGGCCCTGCACCACCACGCCGGTGTGGATCAGGCTCGGCGGTGCGGCGTCGACACCGGCGCGGCGCAACCACTTCCAGCGACTCGAACCGGAGATCAGCGGGTTGCTCGCGAGCGCCACCGCGATCGCCTGGGACCGGTAGGTGTGAGAGCGCGCCACGACGTCTACCGGCCTGCCGTGTCGTCGGCGGGATCGAGCGCACACGCCAACCCGACGGTGCCGGTGCGGCCACGGCGCACCACGCTCGCGCCGACGATGACCCGGCCGAGCAGCCCGTACTTGCGGGCGATCACCGACCGGGCGTGCGCCGAGCCGTCGGCGTCGAGCACCTCCCCCGTGCCGGGCACCGCCGCCGACTTCGGGTTGCCGCGCGCGTCGCAGATCGCCAGGGACACCCGCGGATCGCGGCGCAGTCGCCGCACCTTGTAGGCGTCGGCGACCGTCCACACCAGCAGCCGGTTCCCGTCGGGCGCCGCCCACACCGGGGTGTCCACCGCGCTGCCGTCCTTGCGGTAGGTGGTCAGCAGCACGAACTTGGCGGCGGCGAGGTCCGCGAAGGTGGGGGTCGTCGACTCGGGCATGGCCACCACCCTACAAACCGCCCGGTCTCACGGCACCGCTCGTCCCCCCGGCGCCGCGTTCTACGCTGGCAGTCATGGCCGATACCGCTGTCGACGTGCACCTGCCCGCCGGGCACCTGACCTCCGCGCAGGTGCAGCTGCTCGCCGAACTCGCCCACACCCACGGCGGCGGCGAACTGCACCTGACCGCCCATGCCCAGCTGCGGGTGCGCGGCGACCGCGCCGCGATCAGCGCGGCCGTCACCGCCGCCGGTCTCACCGTCGACGTGCCCACCCGCGCACGGCTTCTCGTCTCCCCGCTCAGCGGCCGCATCGGCGGACACCACGACCTGCGCGAACTCACCGCCACGGTGATCGCGCGCCTGGACGACCGGCCCGTGGCGGCCGGCACCGTCCTCGGGCTCGACGACGGCACCGGCGACATCGTCGCCCTCGCCCCCACCGTCGCGGTCCTCGCCCGCCCCGACGGCCGCTTCGCGGTGATCCGCGACGGCGCCGACACCGGGGTGCGCGTCGACCCGCAGGACGCCGCCGAGGCGCTGCTCACCCCACCGACCGACCCCACCGGGGATCCGGAACCGGTACCGGAGCAGCCGCGGCCACCGATCGGGTGGCTCGACCAGCCCGACGGGGCCGTCACCCTCGCCGGCGGGCTGCCCGGCGGGATCCTTCCCGCACGACTGGCGGAATTCCTCGCCGCCGTCGAACGTTCGGTGATCGTCACCCCGTGGCGGTCGGTGCTGCTGTGCGATCTCGACGAGTGGACCGCCGAACAGGTGGTGCGGGTGCTCGCCCCGATGGGGTTGATCTTCGACGCCGACTCCCCGCATCTGCGCTGAGCCGCCGCTGACCTGCACGAACGGGCGGACTTCGCGAACCGGACCGTCGCCCCCGATCCGGCCCGCCGACGGTTCGGCCGCGCCTATCGTGGACGGATGAGCGGTCCGACAGCGGAATCCGACAGCTATGACGTGATCGTCCTGGGCGCGGGCCCGGCCGGGGAGAACGCCGCCCAGTACGCCATCGCCGGCAGCGACCGCACCGCGGTGCTCGTCGAACACGAACTCGTCGGCGGCGAATGTTCCTACTGGGCCTGCATGCCCAGCAAAGCCCTGCTGCGCCCCACCCAGGTGCTCACCACCGCCCGCAACATGCCCGGCGTCGCCGACAAGATCAGCGCCCACGGCGTCGAGGTACCGGCCGTACTCGCCCGCCGCGACAGCTTCACCCACAATCGCGACGACAGTTCCCAGGTGGACTGGGCCGAGGGCGCGGGTATCGACGTCGTGCGCGGCCACGGCCGCCTCGCCGGCGAACGCACCATCACCGTCTCCGGTGCCGACGGGGAGCGTCGCCTGCAGGCCCGGCACGCCGTCGTCCTGGCCACCGGCACCGTCGCGTCGATCCCGGACCTGCCCGGTCTGCGCGACGCGCTGCCGTGGACCTCCCGGGATGCGACGAATCTGCTCGAGGTCCCCCGCCGGGTGCTGGTGGTCGGCGGCGGTGTCGTCGCCTGCGAAACCGCCACCTGGCTGCGGCAACTCGGCGTCGAGGAACTCACCCTCGCGGTGCGCGGCGACCGGTTGCTGCCGCGCGTGGAGCCGTTCGCCGCCGAACGCGTCGCCACCCGCATGGCCCACAAGGGCCTGAATGTGCGCTACGGCACCGAGATCCGCTCGGTGCAGCGCCCCGACGTCAAGGACACCGGCGTCGGCCGCATCCACGGCGGTCCCGCCACCGTGGAGTTGTCCGACGGCAGCACTCTCGAGGTCGACGAGATCGTCGTCGCCGCCGGCCGCTGCCCCGCCGTGGACGGGCTCGGTCTCGACACTGTCGGCCTGACCGACGGGAAGGTGACCGTCGCCGACGATCTCACCGTCGACGGGGTCGACGGCCAGTGGCTGTATGCGGTCGGGGACATCGCCGGTCGCGCCGCACTGACCCACATGGGCAAATACCAGGCGCGGGTGTGCGGGGACGTCATCGCCGCCCGCGCCGAGAACCGCCCCACCGACGGGGCACGATTCCGGGCGAGCGCCGACCACGGGCAGGTCCCGCAGGTGATCTTCACCGTCCCGGAGATCGCCGCGGTCGGCCGCACCGCCGAGCAGGCCCGCGCCGACGGACTCGACGTCGAGGTCCTCGAGGCCGACATCGATGTCGCCGGCGCCTCGCTCGCCCGCGACGACTACGCCGGCCACGCCGCGCTCGTCGTCGACCGGGCCACCGACACCCTCGTCGGCGCGACCTTCGTCGGCCAGGAGGTCGCCGAACTCGTCCACGCCGCCACGATCGCCCTGGTCGGGAAGGTGCCGCTGGACGCCCTGTGGCATGCGGTGCCGTCCTACCCCACCATCAGCGAGATCTGGTTGCGGCTGCTCGAATCCCGCCGCAGCTGACCGCCTCTCGAACGTGCAGTTGTCGTCGTGACACGCCGCGTGGCGACGAGAACTGCACGCCGACGGTCAGCGCGGCAGACGCCGCCACACCGCGCGCGGCAGCAGGCGCATCCCGAAGAACACCGACGACATGCTGCGCCGCACCCTGCGCTCCCCCGACGGTGCCGAGGGCACGCAGGTCCCCGCGGTCTACGTGCATTTCGGCACGTAGACCGGCGACTTGTTGGAGCCCGGGCCGACGATGAGCGCGGGTTGCCTCCGGTGATGCGGACGCCACGGACCTCATCAACAGCGGTGACTGTCACCGGATACGCCGGTGCCGCCACCTACCTGCTCACCGTTTGTTTCACGCCCGTAGTTCCCTGGCTCCGACCGACACCACCACCAGGACGGTGGGTTTGACAATGTGATGGCCGACCGGCGCGGACGACATCGTGAACGATCGAAGATCGTCATTCCGATTCCCCTGTCGATGTCCTTGTCGGCTCCCCGCGCCGGTGAAGGACAGTCGGACCGTAGGCTGGGACCAGGACGCGAGCGAGGGAAGGAGGCGATTGTGCTGGTAGGTGTGCTGGCCACAGTCCTCGGTTGTCTGCTCCATACGTGGGCAGCCGTGGCAGCCGCTCGACTGAATTTCGGCTCTCGGTTTCCTTATCTGTGGGGCATGTATCCGGTGCGTCCGACGCGTCGGGTCAAGCGCGCTCAGACAGCAGGGTGGCTGCTCAGCATTGTCGGTGCGTTCGGTGTCGCGAGGCGTTGTGGAATACGGCCCCTGGACGGAGTCTCGACGCCGTCCTCTCCATACTCGTCGTGGTCAACGCAGGTCCGAATCTCGTCACGACAGTCATTCATAACCGCACTGTTCCCCAACCTTGAGCAGTGGCGGTATCGTCTGTCGGGAACTTTCGCTCACGAATATTCAACATTCCCACAGACATCCGGCTGGTCCTGCAAGGTCGTGGACGCGATCGAGCGCTCCGAGACGGGCTGGACACGGACAAACGTCTACCTCGGGGTGCACGAGCGACGATGACCCTAGTCTCGGAAAGGTGCCTTTCGGAGAACTGGTCGCTCCGCCTCTGGGGCGGTAGGTGGACCCCTACCCGCAACGTCGCTGCTGAGGGGATCCCTGTGACTTTCCGAGACACGTCTCGACACCGATATCGGCCGGGGATCGTTCGGGTGTTCGCGCTGGCAGGTGTCGCCGTCGGCCTGATCTTGTATGTCGCTGCCTTCTTCATCACCGCACCGACCGAGGTGTGCATGACTCGACTGACATCGCACATGACCGGCTCCGAGGCAGTGGTAGCGACCTCAGCGAGCGCCGGCAAGCAGTGGGTGGGGATCGTCGCATCCCGCTGTCAGTGGACGTTCGCGACCGGGCCCCACGCCGGTGCTTCCGTGTCCGAGCATGTCGTGGAATGGGGGCCGTCGGCATTGGCGATCGTTGGTCTTGTCGTCGCGGTGGCCGGCGTGGGGAGCTGGATGTGGTTCCGCACCAAGCACATAAATGTTGCGCGGACCGACCGCGGGTGACGTCACATCACTATCACTCATATCCCCCGGACGAGGACGCCGCGCCGGCCTGGCTACGCGAGCACGAATGCGCGAGGCGAACGCTCACGTTCACCACGTCCAGCAACGTCGAGTATCGCCGTAGCTACCGGTACCCGTAGGCTTCAGCGGCCATAAGGGGTCTCGACCGAGCACGTCGCCTACAAGCAACAGGACCGACGACGCGATCACTAATG
This window of the Rhodococcus pyridinivorans genome carries:
- a CDS encoding TSUP family transporter, which codes for MTAGDWALLMTAATAAGWVDAVVGGGGLILLPALFLVAPQLTPQAALATNKLTAICGTGAAVLTFARRIPLRWSLLGPAALVAALAAAAGAAAVSLIDREVFIPIVMVVLVAVAVFVTARPKLGTGSTRRPSTLRLATVVVTAAAVIGFYDGILGPGTGTFFIIVFAAMLGSEFVTSAAMAKVLNFGSNLGALVLFAVGGHVWWALGAALAVCNVAGSVLGSRMALARGAGFVRVVLLIVVIAMVIRLGIEQFG
- a CDS encoding TldD/PmbA family protein; translated protein: MNAVDDDFLALPLHAAADAGLTVARAAGASHADVRVHRIRTGTSILRDGALQAAVDDSDCGVAVRVLLDGTWGFASHPVPGPDGAADAAARAVAVARTLRALNRDPVQWADEAVHRDAVWVSPYEIDPFTVPAAERIAVLEDRSRRLQDAVGVDHVAANLTLVKEQTFYADLAGSTITQQRVRIHSDLDATRVDRAAGTFESMRTLAPPAGRGWEYVASDRWWDWSRELAELPEQLAEKAQAPSVIPGRTDLVIDPTNLWLTIHESVGHATEYDRAIGYEAAYAGTSFATPDLLGSLRYGSDVMHVTADRTEPHGMATVGYDDDGVAAQSWDLVKDGVLVGYQLDRAFAPKLGVARSNGCAYADSAHHVPIQRMANVSLQPDPSVDRSTADLIAGVDDGLYIVGDRSWSIDMQRHNFQFTGQRFYRIRGGRLAGQVRDVAYQASTTEFWGALEAVGGASTWQLGGAMNCGKAQPGQVASVSHGCPSVLVRGVNVLNTVQEGGR
- a CDS encoding metallopeptidase TldD-related protein; its protein translation is MIPGDRLVETALATSPADETVVMVTDSAEASLRWAGSSMTTNGSARARGATILAIRRTPDGAHCGVVSAPIVDADDIGAVVAAAWAAAQQAPAAPDAMPLIDGDDTDPQWGEEAVGTDVEVFAPLLDGLAAGFDDTDALYGFAHHQSTTMWLGTSTGVRRRWVQRDGSLEINGKRGGLTGASAWVGAGTVDFTDIAMDPLRAELARRLDWAGTRVDLPAGRYETLLPPSVVADLMIPLLWSLDGRGAEEGRSVWAGPGGTRLGEQIAALPVTLTSDPAAPGLGYAPFVVATASTDSVSVFDTGMSASRVDWLRDGALHALAYPRAAAAEFGATPTAPGENLLLTGGSTADVDDMIARTERGLLLTTVWYLREVDPAVLLLTGLTRDGVYLVEDGQVRAAVNNFRFNESPVDLLGRATEIGATERTLPREWKDWFTRTAMPPVRIPDFHMSSVSAAH
- a CDS encoding glutathione peroxidase, producing the protein MSVHEYTVATADGGSEDLARFAGRHLLIVNVASKCGLTPQYEALEALHRELGERGLQILAFPCNQFGGQEPGSDSEIQEFCRVDFDVTFPVFAKVDVNGDDAHPLYRHLRAEAPGDFGPQHGFLFEHVSKTRPEAIGTDEVKWNFTKFLVDPQGAVVRRFEPTVTPEEIGKELTDLL
- a CDS encoding acyltransferase: MARSHTYRSQAIAVALASNPLISGSSRWKWLRRAGVDAAPPSLIHTGVVVQGLGRLTLGAGSFVNHGCYFDTVADITLGQRVFLGDHVRVLTSSHRMGTAEQRASTLTGEPVTIGDGAWIGSGAVIMPGVSIGAGVVIGANSLVTKDCAPHTLHLGSPARHVRDLD
- a CDS encoding PPOX class F420-dependent oxidoreductase → MPESTTPTFADLAAAKFVLLTTYRKDGSAVDTPVWAAPDGNRLLVWTVADAYKVRRLRRDPRVSLAICDARGNPKSAAVPGTGEVLDADGSAHARSVIARKYGLLGRVIVGASVVRRGRTGTVGLACALDPADDTAGR
- a CDS encoding precorrin-3B synthase, which codes for MADTAVDVHLPAGHLTSAQVQLLAELAHTHGGGELHLTAHAQLRVRGDRAAISAAVTAAGLTVDVPTRARLLVSPLSGRIGGHHDLRELTATVIARLDDRPVAAGTVLGLDDGTGDIVALAPTVAVLARPDGRFAVIRDGADTGVRVDPQDAAEALLTPPTDPTGDPEPVPEQPRPPIGWLDQPDGAVTLAGGLPGGILPARLAEFLAAVERSVIVTPWRSVLLCDLDEWTAEQVVRVLAPMGLIFDADSPHLR
- a CDS encoding dihydrolipoyl dehydrogenase family protein, which translates into the protein MSGPTAESDSYDVIVLGAGPAGENAAQYAIAGSDRTAVLVEHELVGGECSYWACMPSKALLRPTQVLTTARNMPGVADKISAHGVEVPAVLARRDSFTHNRDDSSQVDWAEGAGIDVVRGHGRLAGERTITVSGADGERRLQARHAVVLATGTVASIPDLPGLRDALPWTSRDATNLLEVPRRVLVVGGGVVACETATWLRQLGVEELTLAVRGDRLLPRVEPFAAERVATRMAHKGLNVRYGTEIRSVQRPDVKDTGVGRIHGGPATVELSDGSTLEVDEIVVAAGRCPAVDGLGLDTVGLTDGKVTVADDLTVDGVDGQWLYAVGDIAGRAALTHMGKYQARVCGDVIAARAENRPTDGARFRASADHGQVPQVIFTVPEIAAVGRTAEQARADGLDVEVLEADIDVAGASLARDDYAGHAALVVDRATDTLVGATFVGQEVAELVHAATIALVGKVPLDALWHAVPSYPTISEIWLRLLESRRS